The window ATGGAACTGTTAAATAGCTGCCTGAAACAGCCCTTAGCGGCGAACCAGATGCAGTTTAACCTATCCCATACCCCTTTGATTACAGCGGGGATAAATGTAAATATGGACACTGATGAATCTGTGATGCGGGATGCGGGGACCATTGAATACTGCAGGCTGCACCATATTTCCCTCCAGGCATGGGCGCCTTTTCAGTTTGGACTGCTGAAAGGAAATTATCTGGGCGACTATGAACACTATCCTGATCTAAACAAAAAGCTGGATGAGCTGTCTGGACAATACCAGGTACCGGCCTCTGCTGTGGCCGTGGCCTGGATTCTCCGCCACCCGGCACAATTTCAGGTCCTGGTTGGAAGCATGACTCCCTCACGCCTCAAGGATGCGTGCAGGGCCTCAGAAATTGAACTTTCAAGGATAGAATGGTTTGAGTTGTACAAAGCCGCAGGTAATCCTCTTCCATAAAGCTTTTTAAATATACCGGTTACATTCTGAATCATTTTAAATATGGGAGCTGCAGACTCTGCAGCTCCCAAAAATCATTTCCCGGCAGTCCCCACTAATCACTTAAGAATCCTGGTGGCTTCCCGAACAGTCCCATCATGTTATAATCCTGTGGGATAACAAACTCATCCTGTATTGCATGAATCTTATCCACAATCTCCATATCCAAAGGCCCCTTCTCGGCATAGGCCAGGTTTGCCTTAATATGCCCCGCCTCTCTTGCACCCGCACAGTGTGTATGTATATCATCAAAAGCCAGAATATAGCGGAGAGCCAGTTCAAACATGTCCATCCCCAGCTCATCTGACAGGTCATAAATCTTCTGCAGCTTCCTTCCAGTATTTACCTGTACCTCATCCCCAGAATCCAGAAGCTCGTTAAGCTCTTCCCTGCGTTTAGATACAAGGAACTTATTTCCCATCCCAAAACCTGCGCCAACCAAAATTCCACAGTCGTGTCTTTTTGCAGCCGGTATGAGATAGTCAAAAATAGGCCTGGCGATTAAGCTGATTCCGCCTGCCACCAGCGCACAGTCGATACGCCCTGTGTCAATCAGCTTCGCACTCTTAACATACTCCGTGGAACCCAGTCCAATATTGGCAATATAGCCTTCCTTCTTCAGCTCTTCCAATGTGGATAGGATCACACTATCGCCAGTTTCATAGTCAAATCCCCAGCAGTCCCAGTCCGGCTCATGTATCATGCACATATCAAGCTGCTCCTTCCTGGAAATCCAGAGGCTGTGCTTCACTGCCCTTTTAATTTCTTTTGGATCCTGGTATGCAGCATACCCTTTTGCCCTGGTCACTGTCCTGTCATGGAGATAACCAATCTTTGTGGAGACATAACATCTTTTATCGGGATGCTTAAACGCCCCTCTTGCTACGATTTCCTCACTTTCCCCAAAGCCGTACATCGAAGCAGTGTCAAAGATGTTAATGGGGGACTCCATAGCAAAATCCATGAGTTCTTCTGATAAATCCGGGTGAATATCATATTCCCCTGTAAACTGAAAACACCCGAGTCCCAGGGCCGACACCTCAAACCCTGTCCTCCCAAGCCTTCTTGTAATCATACTGTTCCTCCTTTTTATAATAGAATATGTTTGTATGCCTATCTCCTGCCCTTGAAAGAGGCAGGAGGCATCTCTCATACAGGTATAGGCCGGCCCTTTACCAAATACAGTAGCCGCCATCCACAAGCACGTCGGCGCCTGTAATATAGGTTGCCAGATCTGACAGTAAAAATGCTACCACGCCGCCTATTTCATCCATACTTCCCAGCCTTTTCATAACACAGTCCCCTGTCATGGATTCCATAGCCGCATCTGGAATCCCTGCATGGATGCCAGACAGCATATTTCCCGGGCTGACACTGTTTATGCGGATTCCATATTGGCAAAAATCTGCTGCCATCCCCTTAGTCAAATGCAGGACCCCAGCCTTAGCTGCAGGATAGCATACAGAATGCCTCCCTTGCGTCCTGTTAATTACATGGCCGGAGATAGAAGCCGTATTCACAATAGCGCCGCCCTTTTTTTCCTGCCTTAAATACTGACATACCTTCTGGTTTACCAGGAACATGCCGTCAAGGTTGATGGCCATCAGGCGCCGCCAAGACAGGAAATCTATATCACCATCGTCATAGCCTGCCCCAATAGCCCCCGCATTGCTGTGGACAATATCAATTGTCCCAAACGTCTTTACAACAGCCTCAACCATAGCGTTGACTTCTTCCTCTTTTGTGACATCACATGCAACGGCGGCTGCATGGACCTTGTACTTCCGCTCAATAAATTCCGCATATTTTTCTGCCTGGTCTGTGCGCACATCTACCAA of the Luxibacter massiliensis genome contains:
- a CDS encoding SDR family NAD(P)-dependent oxidoreductase gives rise to the protein MDKIIQLEDLKPVKERFCMAGKKAIVTGAAGGIGRSTAAALAELGADVALVDVRTDQAEKYAEFIERKYKVHAAAVACDVTKEEEVNAMVEAVVKTFGTIDIVHSNAGAIGAGYDDGDIDFLSWRRLMAINLDGMFLVNQKVCQYLRQEKKGGAIVNTASISGHVINRTQGRHSVCYPAAKAGVLHLTKGMAADFCQYGIRINSVSPGNMLSGIHAGIPDAAMESMTGDCVMKRLGSMDEIGGVVAFLLSDLATYITGADVLVDGGYCIW
- a CDS encoding aldo/keto reductase, which encodes MITRRLGRTGFEVSALGLGCFQFTGEYDIHPDLSEELMDFAMESPINIFDTASMYGFGESEEIVARGAFKHPDKRCYVSTKIGYLHDRTVTRAKGYAAYQDPKEIKRAVKHSLWISRKEQLDMCMIHEPDWDCWGFDYETGDSVILSTLEELKKEGYIANIGLGSTEYVKSAKLIDTGRIDCALVAGGISLIARPIFDYLIPAAKRHDCGILVGAGFGMGNKFLVSKRREELNELLDSGDEVQVNTGRKLQKIYDLSDELGMDMFELALRYILAFDDIHTHCAGAREAGHIKANLAYAEKGPLDMEIVDKIHAIQDEFVIPQDYNMMGLFGKPPGFLSD